CTCCTCCACGCGGCCGCCGACCTGCACCGCCGGGCTGCTTGCGTAAGGCAGGTCAGCGACCGCGACACCCCAAGCCCCCCGAACTGGGGTCAGATCATCGGGAAAGCCCGCGAGGCGGTGGTTGACAACCACATCCCGCACGAACAACGCTGGACCGACGCCCTCAAACGCGTCGGACGCCACGTCGAGAGCCTTGTGGCGCAGTGGCGGATGAGGACGATCGACACCTGGTGCCACGGGGATCTGCACCCCGGCAACGCGATCGTCGATGGCCAGGACCGACTCGTGCTCATCGACCTCGGCCTCGTGCACGCCGGGCACTGGGTCGAGGATGCGGTCTACCTCGAACGCCAATACTGGGGACACGCGGACTTTCTCCATGGCGTCAAGCCGGTCTCGGCCATGGCCAGGATCAGACGAACGCTGGGATTGGAACTTGGTGAGGATTATTCCCGCGTTGCCGACCTGCGACGGCTGCTGATGGCGGCATGCGTTCCGGCGTTTCTGGGGCGAGAGGGCACGCCGGCCTATGTCGAGGCGGCTTTGGGCATCGTTGAGAGACTTTCGGCCTCCCTGCTGCGTTGAGCGGGGGAATCGGCTATCCTTGGGAAGAAGTCGTGGCAGCGGGAAAGTGGTCTGAAGAGATCGCCCGATGCCCGATGGTTCACCAGTCCGACGTCAGGGTCGATCGACCCGGAAGGAAACGCCATGGACCAATTGGACAAGTTGCAGCAGACCATTGCCGCGATCCGCGAGGATTACAACAAGGCCAAGGGTGGAAACAAGGCTGCGGGCACCCGGGTGCGCAAGGCCATGCAGGACGTCAAATCTCAGGCCCAGGTGATCCGGGCCGAGATGCTCGAGAACCGCACCGAAGGCTGAGTAACGTGCATGTCGATCATGTCTGAACAGACCAGGAACCGCGCGGTCCGATTCGGGCCTTTTACGACTGTGGTGCAGTCCAAGCTGCTCTTCGCGCTGGACAATGTCGATCCCAGCGGGTGTGCTGCCGATGCCGACGGCATTGCCCGTGTCAATCCTCATCGCCACGAGATGTCGCTGCTTGACCGCGTGGTGTGGCACTCGCCGGATTACACGCTGGGCGTGGGGATCAAGCACCTCCGTCACGACGAGTTCTGGGTGCGGGGGCACTTTCCCAGCCGTGCGATGTACCCCGGCGTCCTCATGATCGAAAGCGCTGCCCAGCTCG
This is a stretch of genomic DNA from Phycisphaeraceae bacterium. It encodes these proteins:
- a CDS encoding phosphotransferase, whose product is MGSDSLGKDAHDQHEALNPDVADAQDLAHELAPVLRQTCSGCLGPISWFRSTWQHGGAATGYADWTNATGQTQQVVVKLPVGFTEYFWTTRLSQGDTQGSTPRVIASGDALGHYDLAWLVIERIAGKTLGSDLASERVMALLHAAADLHRRAACVRQVSDRDTPSPPNWGQIIGKAREAVVDNHIPHEQRWTDALKRVGRHVESLVAQWRMRTIDTWCHGDLHPGNAIVDGQDRLVLIDLGLVHAGHWVEDAVYLERQYWGHADFLHGVKPVSAMARIRRTLGLELGEDYSRVADLRRLLMAACVPAFLGREGTPAYVEAALGIVERLSASLLR